The genomic region AGGAGTGCTCCATTTGTATGAGGTGTTTGCTAAAGACTGCTTTTGCATGTTGTCTTTTTGGTTTCCTTacccaggaggctgtgctgggtgaAGGCAAACGTTTGTACCTTCCTGGGCTGCCTGATAGCGAGTGTGCAAGCTTCCTCATTGCCCGGGACATGAGATAAGGGGTTTGCAGCTGACTCCCCTTCCAGGCACTGCATGGCCACAACAATTGGATCACTCTgaagagcaaatattttaaataaatgctgctTGCATATAAAAGTTCGTGACAAAAATAAGATCATCTGGACAGGAGGGGGGGAAAACATGTGTCTTTTATTATTTACTCATGTGCACGGCCTTTGCAATTACATGCCAGTGGAATTAGAAATACGTTTATTTCGTTCTAACCAAAGAGCAATCAAACCTACTCATGCTTGTGTTAATGATATACGTTATATGTATCAGAGACATTTACACTGCATATCAAAATTGATCAGAACATAAggaagtcaaaagaaaaaagagagaaaaaaaccaaactaaaaaaccctTCCATGATTGCCTGATGCTGTGAAGTTTGACTCGCATATGCTCTATCTCAGCCTAATGGGTCAGACACATGCCTGCATGGGCTACAGGCGCTATGATGCTAAAATAAGGCAATATTTATAGTTGAAGATGGAAGAAGACCATGTGGCTATCCATTTTGGGAAACAAAGAAGGCAAGTGGGggccaaaattattttatgcttaGGTCATAATTGGTATAGCATCACACTGAAGGCACAGACCTTCCTTATCTGGTGCTTTGGCTATGACGGTTTATTTCCCGTTTGCAGCTTCAAGATGGGCTGTTTCTGTCAACTTTTCCTCCTCACCAGCCAGTATGTTCTGAACACCGGCAAAGTCTTCATTTGTTCAGACgtttgttctgttttaatttGGACAGGAAAGCTGGACAATAAACCAATTCCTCTTGTTTCTAAAGATTTAtctctttttccagtttattgAATGTTCAGCACACACCGTATTTCAATTAAAGGCAGCAAGACTCTTAATGGTGTATTAATGACACTGTCTCTATATAAAGATGCAAATTCATGTTGTGACCAATTTTCTGGCCTAGTGAGatcatttttgttgttgatgttgttttgttttgttttttccccgCAGTGAATGATTTACAAACAGACAGCAATTTTATTCCAGCCCCTGCCTCTTGCTGCTGTTTAGCCAGAGGTATCCGCGATGCTGCGAAGGCTGCCCGGCTGCCGCCTCACCCCGCCCACGGCCGGGCCGTCACCCTGTGAGTGCCTGAGGCCAAGGCGGCGGGAACCGGTGAGGCTGTGGGGAGGACGCAGCCACCCGGCACGGCAGGGTCAGCAGGCCGAACCGCCGCTGCAGGCCAGCGCTCGGGAAGCTCAGGCGGTCGTCTGTCAGCCCTCTAGTACCTGCCCAGCCCCCGGCTCTCTGCTGCCGCAGGCGAGGCCCAGCTCCCCCCCGTCTCCACACCGCCCGAGGCTGGCGGCGTCCGCTGCGCCTCCCAACTCCCCTGCGGGCCGAACCTCGGGCTTTCCCCGGCACCGCGCAGGCCCCGTCGGGGCCCCCGCCGCTGGCTGTTGGTTGATCCGTTGCCACGGCAACGCGCTCCGCACACACACAATACGCACACAACACCCCCCCCCTTGCAGCCGTTTTACCCCACGTGACCCCCGCCGGCTGTCCCATCCCACTCCGCTGTTACCAGGGGcggggggtgtgtggggagggggctgttgTTTCCCATTGGCTGTTGGCCGCCGCTGGCTGATTGGCAGGGGGGCAGCGGAGCCGGGCGGCAGGGCTGCCCCTCCATTGGCTGAGCCCGGAGGTGAGGCCGTGGGGTGATGGCAGCTGCCCCGCTAACGCTGCCAGGCGGCCCCGCGCAGCCAAGGGCCGCAGACAAAAGGCCGCTCCGGGATGGGGAGCGCCCGCTTCCCTCTCACGCCCTCGGGCTGGCACGGCACAGCGCGgcgaggagggagggagggagggcagcgAGGAGCCCCGAGTGAGGGGAAGGTGCGGGGGGGGAAGCAGACAAGTGCGGGcggggagaaggaggaggaggaagaggaggatccCGCCCTCCCCTTAGCCGGCCCGCTGGGGCACGCGGCGCCGAGGGGGGCGGGCGACGTGGCCGTCACGCTCGCCGCGCGCCCGGCAGCCAATGAGCGGCCTGGGCGAACGCGGGCGGCACGCGGAGCCCGCGTGTCCCCGCCGCCTGCCCTGTCAATCACTATGCCCAGCGCGCCTCTCGCTGCCCGTTCCCCCCCTATTCCCCCTCCCCTTCAGGCCGGGCGGgcgggtgggtgggtgggaaaGGGCTGCCGGTGCCGGGAGACCTCCGGTGGCGAGGAGGGGAGTGGGGCGGGGAGCGGTGTGGCTGTACAATCCGCAGAACCTTCATCAGCTCCATCGCAGTGCCGTGCCCTTCGCTCCTGTCCCCCGCCCGCGGCTCGGCAGGCGTTACGGGCGCTGGCGAGAGCAGTTGTGCAGCCACCGGTCCCTTTCCGCAGGCTGCgggctgctgccgccgccgccgggggACGGGTAACGGGCGAGTGGGTTGGTGGGTAGGAGCCTGGCACACCGGCTTCACGGTACTCAGTTCCCACTACAAGCGCCAACTCCTCTCCGCCGGCTACCAgtgagggggaagagggggggggggggcgggctATGTCCTCGGCCAGACCGGTCCCACCGCCCTCCCCGCCGCGATGCCCTCCCCCGGTTGAAGGCGAGAGGCGGAGCCGTGGCAGCCCGGCCACCGCCCGCCGCCTTTATCAGGCGTGCCGGCAcggggggtggcactggggaaaCACCTTGTTTTAAGATAGGCGCTATAAATACCGCGCCGGGGATGGGAGCGCAGCTACGGACGGTGGTGGTAGCCGGATAACAGTGCGGCTGTGAGCGGCTCCGGAGCACGGTGGGTGTCTGCCCCGCGGCGGCTCGGTGTTTCGTGCCGGGTCCCGCAGGCTGGGTCCGCTTGGATTTCCATGTACCGgcgggatgggatgggagggtgTGGGGAGGCGGCGGCCCAGGTGAAAAAAGGAAGCCCCCTTAGTCCCACGCGGGGCTGCCGGGAGGGGCTGcgggtttgggttttgcttacgatttttgcttctttgtatGGGGCGGGGGTATAGGGCGAATAGAAGGGACGAGGAGGGGGGGACGCCTGAAGAAGGAGATGGGAGCGAGGATAAAGGCGGTGGTGGGGGAGGGcggaaggggaagagaagaaggtctggagggaggaagagcagcCCCTAACCGCGGCGCCCTCCTCGTCTTTTCTCCCATCAGGACTCTGCTCTTGAGCAGCCACCGAGCCCAGCCCGCGGCGGAGGGCGGCCGGTGTCGCTAGccccgaggaggaggaggtggtggtggtggtcgCCGCCGGAGGAGCCCCGCGGTCTGAGCCCGTCCCGTTGATCTCGCCCTCCCGCTCGCCGTCATGATGCAGATCTGCGACTCGTACAGCCAGAAGTACTCCCTCTTCAACGCCATGAACCGCTTCATCGGCGCCGTCAACAACATGGACCAGACGGTGTTGGTGCCCAGCCTGCTGCGGGACGTGCcgctgctgctggaggagctggacGCTGCCGGCGCCGTCTGCCCGCAGCGGGAGGCCGCCTTATCGCCCGGCGACCCCGGCGCCTACCTCTCCCGCAGGGACATGTACAGCCACTACGTGCTGCTCAAGTCCATCCGCAACGACATCGAGTGGGGGGTACTGCAGCCGCCGGCGGGCGAGGAGGCGACCCGCAAGAAGGACAAGCTGGGCGGCGGGCCCGCCGAGGAGGGCGAGGGGGAGGAGGACCTGGAGCAGCAGTTCCACTATCACCTCAGCGGACTCCACTCGGTGCTCTCCAAGCTCACCCGCAAGGCCAATGTCCTCACTAACAGATACAAGCAGGAGATcggcttcagcagcagctgggggcaGTGAGGGCCGGGGGGAGCGGGGGAAGGGCCCCGGCCCGACGGGAGCAGCGAGTCCCCCCCGCCCGGCACTGCGGCGGCGGAGGGCAGCGCCCTGGGTTGAGGCTTCCCCGCGAGCTTTCAGGACTGCAGCCGGTTTTCTACCAACGCACAAGCGAGAGAGAGATGTAAATTAATCAATACTAGTTTATTAATTATACCCCCCCCCTCCcgttgtttttggttttttattgtaCGGTGTGGGGTGAGCGGCTGCTGTGCCTCCCCGGGCAGGGAGACTTGGAACCCATACCTGTATGAGGTGGAGGAGGCATAGCTGGCAGATAGGAGGCTCAACAAGCCGATGAACATAGCAAAACTGGCCTAAAATTGTTCCTGTGACCCGGGAGGGAACCCAGTGGGTTAACAAGCATCCCTCTGTCCCGGGATGGATGGCAGGTCCCATGGTTGTACATGTACTGgagtttatttaaaacttttttattcAGATGTAGAGtatattctaaaataaatgcaaatgtattaacaaaaagtgatttaaaactTTTTGGTATGATTTatgtttctttaattaaatgatatttttaacatctggaattcttctgttgtttttctgttatttccagAGCTACCTTACCAGATGCAgatacctctttttttttccaaagggagCAATTAGGTAGTTATGATGGCTCAGCCTGTCTAAAATGGAGGAGCAAATGTGCTAACTGAACCACACATGGCCTAAGTTTTGGTAAGCTCTTCCCAACTGGAGAGTCCAGTTGCTCTGAATGCTGTTATGAAAGTCAGTGCCTCTTTAACAAAATGCAAGATCAAGTTGTGGTTACTTTGCAGGCAGCGATTCATGGAGGTTGGCTCAAAGCCTGGGAATGACTCTCACATTTTTCGGGAAGTATCTTAATGTACTGGGGGGAGCTCTTTTCTCTCCATTGGAACAGGTCTGGGATACTTGCCTCTCCTATGtcttgcattattttatttcctctgtaaTCCCCTTGAGATGCTAGGAATTAGCTGGTTTTATCTTAGCcaaattgtatttatttcatttctctcttttttttcatttgctgaaCTAATGTGCCTTGGAATTGTGTGCCTATATTGGTTTTTATATTAAGTTTCATTAACGTATGAAGTATTTTCATAACGTATGAAGCTTTCTTCTCAGGCACTTAAATGCCAAGTTTGAGGAGTGATATTTCACTTTGGATTATTGCCATCGAATTTAGGGCTTGTGGTTGTTtcggttttggtttttttttcatcagaagggtttttttcatctttaagaATACTCTTGCTTAAATTCAGGTATACCCCAGCAATTTGTTTTTCATCCCCACTGGTAGAACATTGTGGTAAAGAATGAGTCCTCCAGACATGGCTCTAGTTGGCTGATGTTTGTATAGTTAAAACAAATTAGCCTACatgtatgtttaaaaatacatattttagaaGGTTTTTCCATCTAGGGTAAAGAAGAACTTTTTACGGCTGGATGATTTTTTAGCTTGGCAATTTGTAGTGTTTTTagttcctcttcccctccctgtttGGGAAGATGCCAGGAAAAAAGTCAAGAACAAGGAGAGAGATTACCCTGGATTCCTAACATATCAGCTCGCCAGTTTTGCTGGAGCCTTAACTAATGCAATGCTAAAGGTGCCGTTCCGTATGCCGGACGGTGAAGTTTTGTTCTCCCGAAGGCGAGGGTGAGAGGGAGAACCGGTTCTGCTGCGTGGCTCCCTCCTGCCTTGCGCTCAGCCGGCTGAAAACCACGTTACAACCTCTGCTTGGGGAAAACCTCCGGCAAAAGCAGCTAAGGCAGTCTCAACAGCGCTCCTTTTGAACTCCTGTTAACTTCTCCggcatggatttaaaaaaaaaaaaaaagcagtgtttcagTGTCGCACGAGAGACAAGCCGGTTTAGACTATGAGTAGCATCATTACATTCGAGCGATAGCACCATGAACATTGCATCCATTCCCTCGGCATCCTGAAGAAAAACGGTGGAAGAGCAGCTAAAAACCATCTCTGCCTGGCCGCGAAGGTGGGAATGATTTTCTTAGAAGTAAAGCTTCGGATAAGAGAGGGGGCAGGATGGTGCTGCGACTGCCGGCTCTGCCCTGCCCGAGTGACTAAGCTGCGGCTGCCGGGCTGCACATGGCTCCCGAGTGGGGCCGGGCCGCATGGCTCTCACCAGCCCGGGTTACCCCAGTTCAAGCCGCAGTAAAAACTGCTGAgcctcagagcagcaggggagACAAGGCCacctgggaagctgctgcagaatTCCCCCTTTTTTTGAAGGTCACGGGAGAGGATCAAGGCTCTTGGGATCAAGAAAGCTATCTTGTGatgcaggggaggaaaaaaaaaaaaaaagaaaaaaaaaaaagaaaaagaaagataaaaccagaaatatatTTCTCATGCAAAGGGCAAGGGATGGGACTGGGCTATTGGCAACTGTGGAAAGCAACTTGGCCTAAAAAGTGGCGTGGTCAGGCAATTATTTAAATGCAAGCTCCGGACATTGCAGTAACTAAAGATGAGACTGCAAAGTCTTAATGCACAGATGTTCTTATGCTAGATGCTGAATTGGGAAAAAGTTTTATGAGCCACTCTATATGACACAAGCCTATTGCTAGGAGTTGCATTTCCTTTTGAAGGGATCGATTATTTTAAGAGCTCCTGACTGGCTTTAAACTGGGAGGGGGTAGTTTTCaattagatactaggaagaaattactTGGTGTGAGAGTGATGTGACACTGGAACATGTTCCCCAGAGAAGTTGTTGAtaccccctccctggcagtgttcaaggccaggctggatggggatTTTGGCCAAGTGGGAggagtccctgcccatgaatggagcttggaactagatgatcttgaaggtcccttccaacccaaactattttgtgattctgtgactggaGACTGTGATTCTTATACCTGTAAGTGATACTAACAAGTGACATCAATCTAATGTAAAAGTGTCTTTATGATGGCAAATACTTTGACAAGTTGCTTTATCTCCAAGCcatatgtgaaaaaaaccaaaaaacaaactcGCCAAGCTACTATAATCATGCACAAAGCAGGAGTATATATACACTTGCTATGTGAGAAGCAGTTGACATTTTTAGCTCACTTAAATGAAATAGACTCGATATACAGTAAGGCAGCCATTGGAAGAGTAATAAATAATGAGATTCAGAACAGTTTGCCCTTACAAATTGATTACAGCAGAAGGTATGTGGCAGCCAAGGGGCCTCAAGGACATTGCTCATGGGATGCATCAGCTAATATATAAAAGTGCTACCTGTCCTTATAGTTTATAAGTCAACTCTTATTTTTGTGTATACAAAAGAACTGGAGAACaaatggggagggaaggaggaaagccAAGCTTTTGTCTCATAgcatgtatatatgtatatatatgtatttaaaaatgaggATGTTGAGTATGGATGTGAGTTCCATAGGAGGAACAGCCTTTCTTAGGCTGCTTTGACTGCTGACTGCTGTCTTAGATGTGTGGAAGGTCTGTGCTGGATGATGTGTGCATTTCAGGAATCATACCTACCTTTGGCACCATAAGGTTTTTTCCAGACCCCTCCAGAAATGGGCCACCATATCCCTTTCTGCCCAGAAGCACATAAAAAGTCTGAAATCAGTATCTTTACACTCACTTGGATCAGACCACCACCTGCAGTCCACACCTTCAGCTCCATGGGTTGCATTTCTGCTTGGTGTCACCCCCAGTACAAAAGGTCAGTGCCTTGTTGAAGGGGCAGATGAGGGTGGGTCAGACCAGACTGTCTTCTCCCTACTTTCactctgaaagctttttcttgcaGGTCTTAAATAGATCAACAAATCTGTGTTCTGTGGTTtgtttcccccccaccccaccgCAAGCTTTTGCACCAAGGCAAATGAGTCATCAGTAGGTTGGCTTCCCAGAAAGATCCACTTCTGCTTGTAGCCAGATGTAAGGTTATATTGAACTCTCATTATTATGCAGTTAAGCTCTcaccttggggaaaaaaaaaaaaaaaaaaaaaaaaaagatagaaaagtCTGTGCATATGGGTATAGAAAATTCTGTGCTTATGGGTTTGGTACATATCTTTGTGAAAAAGTCTGCAgtgattattttcttccatgGACCTTCCTGAAGCATGGGAAGGGGTTGTTTGGCTGAACTGCTTGTTGTTATTTGTAtctttagacattttttttaaatttatatctAACTAACAGTGTGCTATATGCTATATTCCAAAAAGCTCAGAGATAATATAcacaagggaaaaagaagaactTGATGGGTTATAACCTGCCATCAAATCTGAGGGAACTGTTGCAAGCAAGGTGAGTATTACATAAGCAGTTCCATGTTTGTGTgacttttttctgttatttggTGTTGTCACCtctaaagaagcagaaataccTGAACGCATTAGTTCTGGCATTGCAAAATCATTTTCCTCCCAGACCACAGACTTGCATGACAAGTTTGGGTCAAAATTAACTTTAGGGAGTGAAGTTATAAACTCCTTTCCAAAAGGAAATTTGCAAATAGGAGTGCAGCAATTGTTACCTTTATGTTGGCAGCCAACTGCCGGAATTGACACTGTTTATAAAAAGTAATATTCCATTTCCATTCAAACACACTTACGTTTACATGACCCGGAGTGATGTAACAAGGAAAGCAGCACCAAGTTTTTGTGCTTTTGAATTTTGTTCTGGGAGAGCTGGCACAGAGCTTGTAAAGCTTAGAGAGAAAATAGATGCCTCTGTATTAAATCACAAAGCAGTAAATGAGCTTCCCTCATGATGTTTGTAAGGTTTGTCATGGTATCAACTAAAGCATTGTATATTTTTATCACATTTATCTACACATGTCTGATTCTAATATAATTCTGGCCTGTTTTACCTTAGCAACTTGGGGTTACAAGCAGCAGGGCTGATGTCCCAGAGGCACAGACGCACTACTTAGGACTTGCTGAGCCCTTTCAAGTGCATCTCCCTTTTCATCTGTATTGGAACTGAGAAGATGGGCAGAGTGCCTAAAGTGATTCAGAGCATAGTGCAGCAGTATGGCAGCCTGCTTGCTGTGGGATTGCTGGTTGGTTATTGGCATATGATGCAAGGCGAAGCTGTCCTTCAGGGATTTCTTCCAGATTATGCTGTGGCCAGGAGGGAGGAAGGTGATGATGAGGTTTCTCACCCGATAACTGATACTGCTTTTTCCTGGGAGCAAAGCGAGGGGAATGATGAAGCATCCTTTCACCCCACCTGAGCAGGAGGGCTGGTGCTCATGCACAAAGGCTTTCCACCAGAATCAGGGCAGAAAAGACCTACTTGAGGTCCAAGCTGACAGCTTTTGTGGTTTATCAAAACACCTGGGAGTTGAGAGATTAAAGACTTGCCAAGTCAGCACTTGTAAGCCAACTAGCAAATACTGCATAGATGGAGGCTGTTTCAGTACAGAGATTAGATGTGTTAGATAGATTACACACTTCCCACTTTTTTATGGGTCTGTAGGAAGCCTGATCCATCAGATGGGTTCACTTGTACCCCACTTGGAGGAGACTTAACTGGAATCtgagagtgattttttttttttgtatgcaaATACTTTTAGTTCTCAAATATTTCAGTACAACATTCTGCTCTCTTAGTCTCTTTTGCAGGTAGATGGTCTAAAAGCACATCCAAGAAGACACAAGGTCTCAATTAGACATACCTCAatagaaggatttttttcaggttttaataTATGTGTTTCTGAAATGCTATATTTCATCTTACTCACATATGAACTGGCTTACCAAAATTTATCATGACAAAGAAGGGAATGCATGTTTTCTTCTAGAATTCTGTAACAGAAACCTGGTTTCTTCAATTTTCAGGTGGGATAAGCAACCCACAGAACTTCCTGCACTCTGCATGAAATTAATTCACACTTCATCCTGATTATCAGACCATTTCAAAACTGGAATATCTTGTGTACTCCTTGAGACTGATTGTATGCCACTAACTGAAGAGTTAGGCAGATATGCACTTGTTAGAGTACACTGACAGGTACAGTGATATTTGGCACTTTTGCAGTGCTAGTTACATACTTGCCCATTTAGAGTGCTGAAACTGGAAGCCAAAAAGCCACCACCTCAATAAGGTTATCAAGCTTGCTAACCACAGAGGagcctgctcctgcagctgtgaACATCCCTCATGAGGAAAATGCCCCAGCCTTTCTTTGAGCCAAGCATCTATTGACTTCACACAGGTTTTTCTACCTGATTACCCACCATCTTGGTAGTAATCAAGATATCTCAAGCCACCTGCCTTACTTCTTGCTTTTCCCATGTCCATCCCTTTGTCCCCCTTCCCTGAAGGCTGTTTCTCCTATGGACTTGTCCATAGGTGTCCTTTTCAGTTCCATTTCCCATCTCTTGAGACTTGTCCTCCCTGAAATTCCTAGTAAATCAAGACCATTTCCTCACCTACATAGGTCTCAGCTTTGAACTTAACTGTAATTGGTAATAACAGCATATTAGATGGTTTAATgatattttcttatttgaatCATGTAATTAA from Heliangelus exortis chromosome 1, bHelExo1.hap1, whole genome shotgun sequence harbors:
- the MID1IP1 gene encoding mid1-interacting protein 1 is translated as MMQICDSYSQKYSLFNAMNRFIGAVNNMDQTVLVPSLLRDVPLLLEELDAAGAVCPQREAALSPGDPGAYLSRRDMYSHYVLLKSIRNDIEWGVLQPPAGEEATRKKDKLGGGPAEEGEGEEDLEQQFHYHLSGLHSVLSKLTRKANVLTNRYKQEIGFSSSWGQ